A region of Drosophila suzukii chromosome 2L, CBGP_Dsuzu_IsoJpt1.0, whole genome shotgun sequence DNA encodes the following proteins:
- the Pvr gene encoding vascular endothelial growth factor receptor 1 isoform X13: MAILIRRTLLPLLLIAWIPWSDALPLQSFSPDPDDSTENCGGENGAPLMTPCKSSIILEAQTSSTLKCEGEDPMVWWTSSVDHLQGIAGDRFDNTEDPARPYGTSLTLYEVTADDVGAYYCVKDSEYNKISEKSDEAMVELVNQGLASSIYVYVNDPVSKLAPAISSINALQYTDVVIPCRPAMPDTEVWLETNNGETYSSTSVGRYDPKRGFTIEIRSITDGGEYYCRPSPPFPHNEEEYTSVEVHFIESGKPLPKPVIKSSVDHHVITNTNFTLVCEQSALIESLYHIAWEIPSRDENRINITTAETDPKTRNSTHQLGRSILTVLNAKRTDSGLYTCITTDKSQNTKYFVRYMIKVLGPNESYLKVYEPSKHYNVQEMANRTIQMRANFEGYPTPSFTWLKPDGTEVRQSEHNFKIFSEELGTMLQVLNAQLEDSGTYVLRGTNTFETVQLEYNVSVSDGPVLSMGDVYVQVGSVARLECTVRSHPPAIVTFLFRPCSLEPRWPTCSVLEHNFSTSDAQEKYKFLTKARPGKLSVESIYEVSFLPTDPGILTCVAENKVNGKERRALTKAHVLLGNISENMTIHGFDKSHKIAKEEYVNFTCEALAYHFDGNLQWLLDGEDLKETELVRTETSRTNYSYRSTIHISSISDKDQGTYECRAYHNSNHSIYTGREIFLNVYDPFAPQWVDTSLKDHSKIKRKLGQGVELDCASDAIPLAKVRWYKDDKELTETKFRNMTVNDSKLVIMFLYPGDEGVYKCQVENRLDRIERSFTVVITDLPGISMAWVWFGVTLFLILISLCVFLAIRYQKEHKRHLQLKEAGLANFEKGAVGHINPDMTMDEQAEFLPYNRKFEFPRENLTLGKQLGAGAFGVVLKGEAIGILKEEPTTTVAVKMVKRTADNEVVRALVSELKIMVHMGQHLNVVNLLGAVTKNIAKRELMVIVEYCRFGNIQNFLLRNRKCFINQINPDTDHIDPSIMTQRISDNFDLHRNSDNDPRSGTRAGRPGSGNATYSYDRQMDTCATVMTTVPEDDQIMSNNSVQPAWRSNYKTDSNEAMTVTTVDLISWAFQVARGMDYLSSKKVLHGDLAARNILLCENNIVKICDFGLARSMYRTDNYKKSESGKLPIKWLALESLSDHVFSTYSDVWSYGIVLWEMFSLAKVPYPGIDPNQELFNKLNDGYRMEKPPYANQELYEIMLECWRKNPESRPLFPELEQRFGNMLGEDVANHYLDLNNPYMQSNMEYMKTQTTDYLGLMGSPDELAPSAPRYVNGRVVPKIHICESPDDYTPMYPPNTEPDASTAIFSPTRLENDASDFPDFSSETTFQFPGERHSPTLSNNLNSGSSKPLRKKNGLPTVDAADQAPEEIPMLHRRSTGSEESPDQGRRFNQALKQQYVTPTPSPRHHVETKLNGESSESYVNVKPPRKNIPGKTSTGGGGAPAGGGGAPTDAFSNPSYQPLSTVNEKEQRRY, translated from the exons TACCGCTGCAATCGTTCTCTCCGGATCCCGATGATAGCACCGAGAATTGCGGCGGCGAGAATGGAGCTCCCCTGATGACGCCCTGCAAGAGCTCCATAATTCTGGAAGCCCAGACAAGCTCCACGCTGAAATGCGAGGGCGAGGATCCGATGGTCTGGTGGACCAGCTCTGTTGATCATCTGCAGGGAATCGCGGGGGATCGGTTTGATAATACAGAGGATCCGGCACGACCATATGGCACCAGCCTAACACTCTACGAGGTGACGGCCGACGACGTGGGTGCCTATTATTGCGTCAAGGATTCGGAATACAACAAGATCTCGGAGAAGTCGGATGAGGCGATGGTCGAGCTGGTGAACCAGGGTCTGGCCAGCTCCATCTACGTGTACGTGAACGACCCAGTTAGCAAATTGGCGCCCGCCATCAGCTCCATAAATGCCCTGCAATATACCGACGTGGTGATACCCTGCAGACCAGCTATGCCCGATACAGAAGTGTGGCTGGAGACCAACAATGGAGAG ACATATTCCAGCACATCTGTGGGTCGATACGATCCGAAAAGGGGATTCACCATCGAAATCCGCAGCATCACGGATGGCGGCGAGTACTACTGTCGACCCAGTCCGCCCTTCCCGCACAACGAAGAGGAGTATACCAGCGTAGAAGTGCACTTTATTG AAAGCGGCAAGCCCCTGCCAAAGCCCGTGATCAAGTCCTCCGTGGATCATCACGTTATCACGAACACCAACTTCACCCTCGTGTGCGAGCAGTCGGCCTTGATTGAGTCATTGTACCATATTGCCTGGGAAATACCGTCTCGCGATGAG AATCGCATCAATATCACCACAGCAGAAACCGATCCCAAGACTAGGAACAGCACCCACCAGTTGGGCAGAAGCATTTTGACGGTATTGAACGCCAAACGCACAGATTCCGGCTTGTACACGTGCATAACCACCGATAAATcccaaaatacaaaatactTTGTCAGATATATGATTAAAGTTTTAG GACCAAACGAAAGCTACCTGAAGGTGTACGAGCCTTCGAAGCACTACAACGTGCAGGAAATGGCCAACCGCACGATCCAGATGAGGGCCAACTTCGAGGGCTACCCGACGCCCAGCTTCACCTGGCTCAAGCCGGACGGAACCGAGGTCCGACAGTCGGAGCACAACTTCAAGATCTTCTCCGAGGAGCTGGGCACAATGCTCCAGGTGCTAAATGCCCAGCTGGAGGACAGCGGGACCTACGTCCTGCGGGGCACCAATACCTTTGAGACCGTGCAGCTGGAGTACAACGTGAGCGTGAGCGACGGTCCGGTCCTGAGCATGGGGGACGTCTACGTCCAGGTGGGATCGGTGGCGCGACTGGAGTGCACCGTCCGCTCCCATCCGCCGGCGATAGTCACCTTCTTGTTCCGTCCCTGCAGCCTGGAGCCCCGATGGCCGACGTGTTCCGTGCTCGAACATAACTTTAGT ACATCAGATGCGCAGGAGAAATATAAG TTCCTGACGAAGGCGAGACCCGGTAAACTGAGTGTGGAAAGCATATACGAGGTGTCCTTTCTGCCCACGGATCCGGGAATACTCACCTGCGTGGCCGAGAACAAGGTGAATGGAAAGGAGCGAAGAGCCTTGACCAAGGCCCATGTATTGCTTGGTAATATTTCCGAGAACATGACCATCCATGGCTTTGATAAAAGTCACAAGATCGCCAAAGAGGAATATGTGAACTTTACCTGCGAGGCGCTGGCCTATCACTTCGATGGCAATCTTCAATGGCTCCTCGATGGCGAGGATTTGAAGGAGACCGAAC TGGTTCGAACTGAAACCAGTCGTACCAACTACTCCTATAGGAGCACCATTCACATAAGTTCGATATCTGACAAGGATCAAGGGACCTACGAGTGCCGGGCCTATCACAATTCGAATCACTCCATATACACCGGTCGCGAGATATTCTTGAACGTCTATGATCCCTTTGCTCCTCAGTGGGTGGACACTAGCCTGAAGGACCATTCGAAAATAAAGCGTAAATTGGGCCAGGGCGTGGAGCTGGATTGCGCCTCCGATGCGATTCCCTTGGCCAAGGTGCGGTGGTACAAGGACGACAAGGAGCTGACCGAAACGAAGTTCAGAAACATGACAGTAAACGATTCCAAGCTGGTGATCATGTTCCTCTATCCCGGCGACGAAGGCGTCTACAAATGCCAGGTGGAGAACCGGTTGGACAGGATCGAGAGGTCCTTCACGGTGGTTATTACGG ATCTTCCCGGCATCAGCATGGCCTGGGTGTGGTTCGGCGTGACACTTTTTCTCATCCTGATCAGCCTGTGCGTCTTCCTGGCCATTCGCTATCAGAAGGAGCACAAACGGCATCTCCAACTGAAGGAAGCTGGCTTGGCCAACTTCGAGAAGGGTGCCGTGGGTCACATTAATCCCGACATGACCATGGACGAGCAGGCGGAATTCTTGCCGTACAATCGTAAATTCGAGTTCCCGCGGGAGAACCTAACGCTGGGCAAGCAACTGGGAGCCGGAGCCTTTGGCGTGGTGCTCAAGGGAGAAGCCATAGGAATCCTCAAGGAGGAGCCCACCACCACGGTGGCGGTCAAGATGGTCAAGCGAACGGCCGACAACGAGGTGGTCAGGGCACTGGTCTCCGAGCTCAAGATAATGGTCCATATGGGCCAGCACTTAAATGTGGTCAATCTCCTGGGAGCCGTCACTAAAAACATTGCAAAAC GCGAACTCATGGTCATTGTTGAGTACTGTCGCTTTGGCAATATTCAGAACTTCCTTCTGAGGAACAGGAAGTGCTTTATTAATCAAATTAATCCGGATACCGATCACATAGATCCCTCCATCATGACCCAGCGCATTTCCGACAACTTTGACCTGCACCG GAACTCGGACAATGATCCCCGATCGGGCACCCGAGCCGGACGTCCCGGATCCGGAAACGCCACCTACAGCTACGACAGACAGATGGACACATGTGCCACCGTGATGACCACAGTGCCGGAAG ATGATCAAATAATGTCCAATAACTCCGTACAACCCGCCTGGCGTTCCAACTACAAGACAGACTCCAACGAGGCGATGACAGTGACCACAGTGGATCTGATCAGTTGGGCTTTCCAGGTGGCCCGCGGCATGGATTACCTGTCCTCCAAGAAAGTGTTGCATGGGGATCTGGCTGCCAGAAATATTCTGCTCTGTGAGAATAATATCGTAAAGATTTGCGACTTTGGTCTGGCTCGATCCATGTATCGAACAGATAACTACAAAAAGTCAg AGAGTGGCAAACTGCCCATCAAGTGGTTGGCGCTAGAGTCCCTGAGCGATCATGTATTCAGCACCTACAGCGACGTTTGGTCCTACGGAATTGTCCTGTGGGAGATGTTCTCGCTGGCCAAGGTTCCATATCCGGGCATAGATCCCAACCAGGAGTTGTTCAATAAGCTGAACGATGGCTACCGCATGGAGAAGCCACCATATGCCAATCAAGAGCTCTACGAGATTATGCTAGAGTGCTGGCGGAAGAA TCCTGAGAGCAGACCCTTGTTCCCTGAGCTGGAACAGCGTTTTGGCAATATGCTGGGTGAAGATGTGGCCAAT CACTACCTGGACCTGAACAACCCGTACATGCAGAGCAACATGGAGTACATGAAGACCCAGACTACGGACTACCTGGGCCTGATGGGATCCCCTGACGAGCTGGCGCCCTCCGCTCCGCGCTACGTAAATGGACGCGTAGTACCCAAGATCC ACATCTGTGAGTCGCCGGATGACTACACTCCGATGTATCCGCCGAATACCGAACCCGATGCCAGCACCGCCATATTCTCACCCACGCGTCTTGAAAACGATGCCTCCGACTTTCCGGACTTCTCAAGTGAAACCACTTTCCAATTCCCAGGAGAGCGGCACTCGCCCACTTTGAGTAACAATCTGAACAGCGGATCGAGTAAGCCGCTCCGCAAGAAGAACGGCCTGCCGACGGTGGATGCGGCGGATCAGGCGCCGGAGGAGATACCCATGCTGCATCGCCGCTCCACGGGATCGGAGGAGAGTCCGGATCAGGGCAGGCGCTTCAATCAGGCCCTCAAGCAGCAGTACGTCACTCCAACGCCTTCGCCACGCCATCATGTGGAGACGAAACTCAATGGGGAGTCCTCCGAAAGCTATGTGAATGTGAAGCCGCCCAGGAAGAATATACCCGGCAAAACCTCAACCGGTGGTGGAGGTGCTCCTGCTGGGGGTGGCGGTGCCCCCACGGATGCCTTCTCGAATCCCAGCTACCAGCCACTCTCCACCGTCAACGAGAAGGAGCAGCGAAGGTACTAG
- the Pvr gene encoding vascular endothelial growth factor receptor 1 isoform X5, which yields MAILIRRTLLPLLLIAWIPWSDALPLQSFSPDPDDSTENCGGENGAPLMTPCKSSIILEAQTSSTLKCEGEDPMVWWTSSVDHLQGIAGDRFDNTEDPARPYGTSLTLYEVTADDVGAYYCVKDSEYNKISEKSDEAMVELVNQGLASSIYVYVNDPVSKLAPAISSINALQYTDVVIPCRPAMPDTEVWLETNNGETYSSTSVGRYDPKRGFTIEIRSITDGGEYYCRPSPPFPHNEEEYTSVEVHFIGNGHIDKTGLESPNTSPPTSGALTNIGDGDVTNQSTSKMALISVDGDGALSWDRVRRSPARLAPMNASPSPRPGQSGKPLPKPVIKSSVDHHVITNTNFTLVCEQSALIESLYHIAWEIPSRDENRINITTAETDPKTRNSTHQLGRSILTVLNAKRTDSGLYTCITTDKSQNTKYFVRYMIKVLGPNESYLKVYEPSKHYNVQEMANRTIQMRANFEGYPTPSFTWLKPDGTEVRQSEHNFKIFSEELGTMLQVLNAQLEDSGTYVLRGTNTFETVQLEYNVSVSDGPVLSMGDVYVQVGSVARLECTVRSHPPAIVTFLFRPCSLEPRWPTCSVLEHNFSTSDAQEKYKFLTKARPGKLSVESIYEVSFLPTDPGILTCVAENKVNGKERRALTKAHVLLGNISENMTIHGFDKSHKIAKEEYVNFTCEALAYHFDGNLQWLLDGEDLKETELVRTETSRTNYSYRSTIHISSISDKDQGTYECRAYHNSNHSIYTGREIFLNVYDPFAPQWVDTSLKDHSKIKRKLGQGVELDCASDAIPLAKVRWYKDDKELTETKFRNMTVNDSKLVIMFLYPGDEGVYKCQVENRLDRIERSFTVVITDLPGISMAWVWFGVTLFLILISLCVFLAIRYQKEHKRHLQLKEAGLANFEKGAVGHINPDMTMDEQAEFLPYNRKFEFPRENLTLGKQLGAGAFGVVLKGEAIGILKEEPTTTVAVKMVKRTADNEVVRALVSELKIMVHMGQHLNVVNLLGAVTKNIAKRELMVIVEYCRFGNIQNFLLRNRKCFINQINPDTDHIDPSIMTQRISDNFDLHRNSDNDPRSGTRAGRPGSGNATYSYDRQMDTCATVMTTVPEDDQIMSNNSVQPAWRSNYKTDSNEAMTVTTVDLISWAFQVARGMDYLSSKKVLHGDLAARNILLCENNIVKICDFGLARSMYRTDNYKKSESGKLPIKWLALESLSDHVFSTYSDVWSYGIVLWEMFSLAKVPYPGIDPNQELFNKLNDGYRMEKPPYANQELYEIMLECWRKNPESRPLFPELEQRFGNMLGEDVANHYLDLNNPYMQSNMEYMKTQTTDYLGLMGSPDELAPSAPRYVNGRVVPKIHICESPDDYTPMYPPNTEPDASTAIFSPTRLENDASDFPDFSSETTFQFPGERHSPTLSNNLNSGSSKPLRKKNGLPTVDAADQAPEEIPMLHRRSTGSEESPDQGRRFNQALKQQYVTPTPSPRHHVETKLNGESSESYVNVKPPRKNIPGKTSTGGGGAPAGGGGAPTDAFSNPSYQPLSTVNEKEQRRY from the exons TACCGCTGCAATCGTTCTCTCCGGATCCCGATGATAGCACCGAGAATTGCGGCGGCGAGAATGGAGCTCCCCTGATGACGCCCTGCAAGAGCTCCATAATTCTGGAAGCCCAGACAAGCTCCACGCTGAAATGCGAGGGCGAGGATCCGATGGTCTGGTGGACCAGCTCTGTTGATCATCTGCAGGGAATCGCGGGGGATCGGTTTGATAATACAGAGGATCCGGCACGACCATATGGCACCAGCCTAACACTCTACGAGGTGACGGCCGACGACGTGGGTGCCTATTATTGCGTCAAGGATTCGGAATACAACAAGATCTCGGAGAAGTCGGATGAGGCGATGGTCGAGCTGGTGAACCAGGGTCTGGCCAGCTCCATCTACGTGTACGTGAACGACCCAGTTAGCAAATTGGCGCCCGCCATCAGCTCCATAAATGCCCTGCAATATACCGACGTGGTGATACCCTGCAGACCAGCTATGCCCGATACAGAAGTGTGGCTGGAGACCAACAATGGAGAG ACATATTCCAGCACATCTGTGGGTCGATACGATCCGAAAAGGGGATTCACCATCGAAATCCGCAGCATCACGGATGGCGGCGAGTACTACTGTCGACCCAGTCCGCCCTTCCCGCACAACGAAGAGGAGTATACCAGCGTAGAAGTGCACTTTATTGGTAACGGTCACATTGATA AAACCGGATTGGAAAGTCCCAATACCAGCCCTCCGACATCGGGGGCCTTGACTAACATTGGCGATGGCGATGTTACTAACCAATCGACGAGTAAAATGGCACTTATCAGTGTTGATGGTGATGGTGCTCTTTCCTGGGATCGAGTTAGGCGTAGTCCAGCCCGTCTGGCACCGATGAATGCGTCTCCCTCACCCAGACCAGGGC AAAGCGGCAAGCCCCTGCCAAAGCCCGTGATCAAGTCCTCCGTGGATCATCACGTTATCACGAACACCAACTTCACCCTCGTGTGCGAGCAGTCGGCCTTGATTGAGTCATTGTACCATATTGCCTGGGAAATACCGTCTCGCGATGAG AATCGCATCAATATCACCACAGCAGAAACCGATCCCAAGACTAGGAACAGCACCCACCAGTTGGGCAGAAGCATTTTGACGGTATTGAACGCCAAACGCACAGATTCCGGCTTGTACACGTGCATAACCACCGATAAATcccaaaatacaaaatactTTGTCAGATATATGATTAAAGTTTTAG GACCAAACGAAAGCTACCTGAAGGTGTACGAGCCTTCGAAGCACTACAACGTGCAGGAAATGGCCAACCGCACGATCCAGATGAGGGCCAACTTCGAGGGCTACCCGACGCCCAGCTTCACCTGGCTCAAGCCGGACGGAACCGAGGTCCGACAGTCGGAGCACAACTTCAAGATCTTCTCCGAGGAGCTGGGCACAATGCTCCAGGTGCTAAATGCCCAGCTGGAGGACAGCGGGACCTACGTCCTGCGGGGCACCAATACCTTTGAGACCGTGCAGCTGGAGTACAACGTGAGCGTGAGCGACGGTCCGGTCCTGAGCATGGGGGACGTCTACGTCCAGGTGGGATCGGTGGCGCGACTGGAGTGCACCGTCCGCTCCCATCCGCCGGCGATAGTCACCTTCTTGTTCCGTCCCTGCAGCCTGGAGCCCCGATGGCCGACGTGTTCCGTGCTCGAACATAACTTTAGT ACATCAGATGCGCAGGAGAAATATAAG TTCCTGACGAAGGCGAGACCCGGTAAACTGAGTGTGGAAAGCATATACGAGGTGTCCTTTCTGCCCACGGATCCGGGAATACTCACCTGCGTGGCCGAGAACAAGGTGAATGGAAAGGAGCGAAGAGCCTTGACCAAGGCCCATGTATTGCTTGGTAATATTTCCGAGAACATGACCATCCATGGCTTTGATAAAAGTCACAAGATCGCCAAAGAGGAATATGTGAACTTTACCTGCGAGGCGCTGGCCTATCACTTCGATGGCAATCTTCAATGGCTCCTCGATGGCGAGGATTTGAAGGAGACCGAAC TGGTTCGAACTGAAACCAGTCGTACCAACTACTCCTATAGGAGCACCATTCACATAAGTTCGATATCTGACAAGGATCAAGGGACCTACGAGTGCCGGGCCTATCACAATTCGAATCACTCCATATACACCGGTCGCGAGATATTCTTGAACGTCTATGATCCCTTTGCTCCTCAGTGGGTGGACACTAGCCTGAAGGACCATTCGAAAATAAAGCGTAAATTGGGCCAGGGCGTGGAGCTGGATTGCGCCTCCGATGCGATTCCCTTGGCCAAGGTGCGGTGGTACAAGGACGACAAGGAGCTGACCGAAACGAAGTTCAGAAACATGACAGTAAACGATTCCAAGCTGGTGATCATGTTCCTCTATCCCGGCGACGAAGGCGTCTACAAATGCCAGGTGGAGAACCGGTTGGACAGGATCGAGAGGTCCTTCACGGTGGTTATTACGG ATCTTCCCGGCATCAGCATGGCCTGGGTGTGGTTCGGCGTGACACTTTTTCTCATCCTGATCAGCCTGTGCGTCTTCCTGGCCATTCGCTATCAGAAGGAGCACAAACGGCATCTCCAACTGAAGGAAGCTGGCTTGGCCAACTTCGAGAAGGGTGCCGTGGGTCACATTAATCCCGACATGACCATGGACGAGCAGGCGGAATTCTTGCCGTACAATCGTAAATTCGAGTTCCCGCGGGAGAACCTAACGCTGGGCAAGCAACTGGGAGCCGGAGCCTTTGGCGTGGTGCTCAAGGGAGAAGCCATAGGAATCCTCAAGGAGGAGCCCACCACCACGGTGGCGGTCAAGATGGTCAAGCGAACGGCCGACAACGAGGTGGTCAGGGCACTGGTCTCCGAGCTCAAGATAATGGTCCATATGGGCCAGCACTTAAATGTGGTCAATCTCCTGGGAGCCGTCACTAAAAACATTGCAAAAC GCGAACTCATGGTCATTGTTGAGTACTGTCGCTTTGGCAATATTCAGAACTTCCTTCTGAGGAACAGGAAGTGCTTTATTAATCAAATTAATCCGGATACCGATCACATAGATCCCTCCATCATGACCCAGCGCATTTCCGACAACTTTGACCTGCACCG GAACTCGGACAATGATCCCCGATCGGGCACCCGAGCCGGACGTCCCGGATCCGGAAACGCCACCTACAGCTACGACAGACAGATGGACACATGTGCCACCGTGATGACCACAGTGCCGGAAG ATGATCAAATAATGTCCAATAACTCCGTACAACCCGCCTGGCGTTCCAACTACAAGACAGACTCCAACGAGGCGATGACAGTGACCACAGTGGATCTGATCAGTTGGGCTTTCCAGGTGGCCCGCGGCATGGATTACCTGTCCTCCAAGAAAGTGTTGCATGGGGATCTGGCTGCCAGAAATATTCTGCTCTGTGAGAATAATATCGTAAAGATTTGCGACTTTGGTCTGGCTCGATCCATGTATCGAACAGATAACTACAAAAAGTCAg AGAGTGGCAAACTGCCCATCAAGTGGTTGGCGCTAGAGTCCCTGAGCGATCATGTATTCAGCACCTACAGCGACGTTTGGTCCTACGGAATTGTCCTGTGGGAGATGTTCTCGCTGGCCAAGGTTCCATATCCGGGCATAGATCCCAACCAGGAGTTGTTCAATAAGCTGAACGATGGCTACCGCATGGAGAAGCCACCATATGCCAATCAAGAGCTCTACGAGATTATGCTAGAGTGCTGGCGGAAGAA TCCTGAGAGCAGACCCTTGTTCCCTGAGCTGGAACAGCGTTTTGGCAATATGCTGGGTGAAGATGTGGCCAAT CACTACCTGGACCTGAACAACCCGTACATGCAGAGCAACATGGAGTACATGAAGACCCAGACTACGGACTACCTGGGCCTGATGGGATCCCCTGACGAGCTGGCGCCCTCCGCTCCGCGCTACGTAAATGGACGCGTAGTACCCAAGATCC ACATCTGTGAGTCGCCGGATGACTACACTCCGATGTATCCGCCGAATACCGAACCCGATGCCAGCACCGCCATATTCTCACCCACGCGTCTTGAAAACGATGCCTCCGACTTTCCGGACTTCTCAAGTGAAACCACTTTCCAATTCCCAGGAGAGCGGCACTCGCCCACTTTGAGTAACAATCTGAACAGCGGATCGAGTAAGCCGCTCCGCAAGAAGAACGGCCTGCCGACGGTGGATGCGGCGGATCAGGCGCCGGAGGAGATACCCATGCTGCATCGCCGCTCCACGGGATCGGAGGAGAGTCCGGATCAGGGCAGGCGCTTCAATCAGGCCCTCAAGCAGCAGTACGTCACTCCAACGCCTTCGCCACGCCATCATGTGGAGACGAAACTCAATGGGGAGTCCTCCGAAAGCTATGTGAATGTGAAGCCGCCCAGGAAGAATATACCCGGCAAAACCTCAACCGGTGGTGGAGGTGCTCCTGCTGGGGGTGGCGGTGCCCCCACGGATGCCTTCTCGAATCCCAGCTACCAGCCACTCTCCACCGTCAACGAGAAGGAGCAGCGAAGGTACTAG